The DNA sequence CGAGCTGACTTGTTTTTTGACATCCTTCAACCCGACCAGATTGCGCAGCTGCGCCATCAAGTCTTCAATATTATCCCCGAACAATTGATTCGGGTCGATGCCGAAATCGAGCGGCTCGAGGATGACCAGATCATCCTTCGTCACCGGCTTTTCGCTCAGGCGGAAGGCCCGTTCGCGCATCGCTTCTTCCATGATGTTTCGGACGGCACGGGCATTGGCGAACTGCGGGACCACTTTTTCCTGATTGATTTTGACCTTGAAGGCCTGCTCGGCTTCCTCAGTCAACGTGTAATGATTATCCTTGGCTTGCGTCTTGGCGATTTCCAACAGTTCCTGATCGGAAAAATCCTCGAAATCGATCTGCATATTGATGCGGCTCGAAAGGCCAGGATTCGATTTCAGTAACTGTTTCATGCCTGTGTCATAACCCGCCAGGATCACGATGAAATCATTGCGGTGATCTTCCATCGCTTTGATCAAAGTGTCGATGGCTTCGGAACCGTAATCAAGCGAATCGCTGTCCGAGGACGCCAAAGAATAGGCTTCATCGATGAACAGCACCCCACCCATGGCCGACTCGATCACAGCCTTTGTCTTCTGGGCAGTCTGTCCGACGTAGCCGCCGACCAGATCCGAGCGATCGACTTCCACCAACTGTCCCGATTCGAGGATGCCCAGGGAATAGAAGATGTCCCCGAGAATCCTGGCGACTGTCGTTTTCCCTGTGCCCGGATTGCCGGAAAAGGCGAAATGATAGGAAGGCTGTTCGTTCTTTTCGATCGACAGCATATAGGCCCGTTTCTTGTCGTATTCGACCAGCTTCACGATCCGGTTGATGGTCTCCTTCACTTCCGTCAGACCGATCAGCTCATTCAGTTCGGCCAGAGACTCTTCCAAAGAGACTTTGACTTTCCGGTTGGAATGGGCGACATCCATATGGAAATAATCCGCTTGTGCCCCTCTTCTTGCCAGCCTGCTCGATTGCATGGTCGCGATCAGTTTGCCGACTTTTTCGGTGCTGTGCGAAAGCGGCCGCGTCCGTTCCAATTCCTTGTGGATACGGCGACATTCATCGAAACGGCCGTGGATATAGTAGGCGTAGACGCGGTCGTACTCGATGGCATCGTCATAGCCGTATTTCTCGGACTCCTCGATGGAAGCCAGGATCGTTTCCAGTTCCTCTTCCTGTTGCAGGTAGATTTTCGATTTCAACCGCAATGCCGCAAAGGATTTCGGACTGTGCTCCAGCACCTGATCGACGAGTTTCAGCGCCCGCGGGAGGTCGTTCTTTTCGAAGGCCATCTTCGCCAGTACAAGGGCAGCTTCCCAATTGGCAGGGTTGCGGGTGAAGGCGGCTTGCGCATAGCTCTCGGCTGCCTTGTCATCTCCGTCCTCCGTATACAGCTTCGCCAGCAATGTCAGATAGGCATCGCCAGTGCCGTCCAATTCCACTGCCCGCAATGCATAATGCATCGCTTTTTCCAGATTGCGGTTCTTGTAGTGGCTGAGCCCCAACAAGTAATTCACATGCGGATGATCCGGATGCGTCCGGATGGCTTCCATCAAGACCGGGACGCTGCTCAAGGACATGTTTTTTCTGATGTTGTTCTCTATCCCTTTCAGCCTCTCGTCTATGTTTTCAGTTAAGTTCTCGTCTGTCATCCGAAGCTTCTTCCTTCCTGTTCGTATACTCTATTTATCTAATTTGGACCTTTTCATGATGCCCTTTATTTTAGCACAATTCCGTCCCTTTCCATGTGTATATGCTCGCCGCTTTTCTCGTTCTGGATAGGGTGCGGGCGCAAAAAAGCTATCTTTTGAGTTTGCCTGCCGACAGGGTTATACTTTGATTGAAAGCAAAAAGAACCACGTGCCATCCAGACAGGAGGAGTTACACATGATTTACACAATCACGCTGAATCCGACCATCGATTATATCGTCACCGTCCCCCAATTGACTTTGGGTCAATCCCATCACATGCAGGATGAACTGATAACGCCCGGCGGGAAAGGCATCATGGTTTCGCGCGTCCTGAAAGCACTCGGAATCCCCTCGATTGCATTGGGCTTCCGCGGAGGCTTCACCGGTGACTTTGTGCGCGAATACATGGAGGAACTGAATATCCTCAACCAATTCACCGTGATCAAAGAGCGTACCCGTATCAATCTTGTATTGAAATCAGATCAGGATACCGAAATCAGCGACTACGGTCCCAACGCAACAGAGAAGGAAGTCGCCCGTTTCCTGAAAGGTTTCGAGGACATCTCGACGCAGGACTTCGTTGTGATGTCAGGCAGCAAGCTCCCTTCCATGCCCAAGGATTTTTATGAACAGCTGATCCGGTCCCTGCACGAGGAAGGCGTGCCTTTTGCCTGCGACATCACGAAAGATGAGCTGCGCAACAGCCTGCAGTATCATCCCTTAGTCGTCAAGCCGAACCAGAAGGAAGTCGGAGAATTTTTCGGCCGGACTTTCACCACTTGGCAGGAGGTTATCCCTTACGGCAAGCAGTTGGTTGAATTGGGCGCCCAGCATGCCATCGTTTCCTTGGGCGGGGATGGCGCCTTGCTATTTACACCGAATGAAGTCATCTATGCGCCGCCTTTATCCGGAAAAGTCGCCAATCCGGTCGGAGCCGGAGATTCCATGGTGGCCGGGTTCGTGGGCACCTTCATCCGGACAGGAGACGCTTCGGAAGCTTTCCGGGTAGCAG is a window from the Trichococcus shcherbakoviae genome containing:
- a CDS encoding AAA family ATPase; its protein translation is MTDENLTENIDERLKGIENNIRKNMSLSSVPVLMEAIRTHPDHPHVNYLLGLSHYKNRNLEKAMHYALRAVELDGTGDAYLTLLAKLYTEDGDDKAAESYAQAAFTRNPANWEAALVLAKMAFEKNDLPRALKLVDQVLEHSPKSFAALRLKSKIYLQQEEELETILASIEESEKYGYDDAIEYDRVYAYYIHGRFDECRRIHKELERTRPLSHSTEKVGKLIATMQSSRLARRGAQADYFHMDVAHSNRKVKVSLEESLAELNELIGLTEVKETINRIVKLVEYDKKRAYMLSIEKNEQPSYHFAFSGNPGTGKTTVARILGDIFYSLGILESGQLVEVDRSDLVGGYVGQTAQKTKAVIESAMGGVLFIDEAYSLASSDSDSLDYGSEAIDTLIKAMEDHRNDFIVILAGYDTGMKQLLKSNPGLSSRINMQIDFEDFSDQELLEIAKTQAKDNHYTLTEEAEQAFKVKINQEKVVPQFANARAVRNIMEEAMRERAFRLSEKPVTKDDLVILEPLDFGIDPNQLFGDNIEDLMAQLRNLVGLKDVKKQVSSIMNYVRAEKRREKMGHPMNDLSLHMVFTGNPGTGKTTIARLISQILKSIGVLKRGHMIEVTREDLVGQYVGQTGPKTLEKIKEAYGGVLFIDEAYSLYSASENDFGYEAISTLIKEMEDNRDKLVVIMAGYPSEMEQMLSMNSGIRSRIAYTVDFPDYDSEELTEIFHMAATQQGFVLKEEAQEKVKKLFVQSYTTRDSHFGNARTARSLFEKAKLHQSNRLAEDEEADLFTILPEDIGEN
- the pfkB gene encoding 1-phosphofructokinase — translated: MIYTITLNPTIDYIVTVPQLTLGQSHHMQDELITPGGKGIMVSRVLKALGIPSIALGFRGGFTGDFVREYMEELNILNQFTVIKERTRINLVLKSDQDTEISDYGPNATEKEVARFLKGFEDISTQDFVVMSGSKLPSMPKDFYEQLIRSLHEEGVPFACDITKDELRNSLQYHPLVVKPNQKEVGEFFGRTFTTWQEVIPYGKQLVELGAQHAIVSLGGDGALLFTPNEVIYAPPLSGKVANPVGAGDSMVAGFVGTFIRTGDASEAFRVAVAAGTATAFSPDIATTEEIEAQLGRVVLEKIE